From Scomber scombrus chromosome 6, fScoSco1.1, whole genome shotgun sequence, the proteins below share one genomic window:
- the rassf10a gene encoding ras association domain-containing protein 10, which produces MEPEEGKISVWVCREEKLVSGLTKRTTCADVVKVLLEDQNLRQGASAAMLSGSPQSYCVVEKWRGFERTLPNKTKILRLWSAWGDEQENVRFVLVKNEASLPNNGPRSAEAKVVQSRESGGPGGGLLKGTAKTCWTAAAAAANLSQEKQRRIVRKAFRKLDKMNKKKEQTVCKDKCSVEKMETLVHLVISQDHTIRQQIQRVKELDREIERYEAKVHFDRIKRHGVNYVQDTYMVDSYVVDSTDAKGDRQDARCTAEALAQFEEYARRCEEVVRLQEELMEREALVESITGEIQEELNQRWMKRRREEKGAEASKDTDSVAEDTCLAASAAPEVEPDVESLSENELTLEEERIKTQLDTSLYIGLRLKTDLDAIRGDLDLSLALWETKESELLDLLAKVETMEIEQENNKLTDDSKGELGAVSADTEAVSASAEKSSVWVEKARGLSKTCNTNDEDSDTGLSSMHSQDSDNPPVCESLV; this is translated from the coding sequence ATGGAGCCAGAGGAAGGGAAGATCTCTGTGTGGGTCTGCCGGGAGGAGAAGCTTGTCTCCGGGCTGACGAAGCGCACCACCTGTGCCGATGTCGTCAAAGTCCTGCTGGAGGACCAGAACCTGCGGCAGGGAGCCTCTGCTGCGATGCTGTCCGGCTCCCCTCAGTCCTACTGCGTGGTGGAGAAATGGAGGGGCTTCGAGAGGACTCTACCCAACAAGACCAAAATCCTCCGGCTCTGGAGCGCATGGGGAGACGAGCAGGAGAACGTCCGCTTCGTCCTGGTGAAGAATGAGGCTTCGCTGCCCAACAACGGTCCACGCAGCGCCGAGGCCAAGGTGGTCCAGAGCCGGGAGAGTGGTGGTCCAGGTGGGGGGCTCCTCAAGGGCACCGCAAAGACCTGCTGGACTGCCGCGGCCGCTGCTGCCAACCTGTCCCAGGAGAAACAGAGGCGCATAGTCAGGAAAGCCTTTAGGAAGTTGGATAAgatgaacaaaaagaaagaacagactGTTTGTAAAGATAAGTGCTCTGTGGAGAAGATGGAGACTCTGGTCCACCTGGTGATCTCTCAGGATCACACGATCCGGCAGCAGATCCAGAGGGTCAAGGAGCTGGACCGGGAGATCGAGAGGTACGAGGCCAAAGTGCACTTCGACCGCATCAAAAGACACGGGGTGAACTATGTGCAGGACACATACATGGTGGATTCATACGTGGTGGACTCCACGGACGCCAAAGGGGACCGGCAGGACGCACGTTGCACAGCGGAGGCCCTCGCGCAGTTCGAGGAGTACGCGCGCAGGTGTGAGGAGGTGGTCCGGctgcaggaggagctgatggagCGCGAGGCCCTCGTGGAGAGCATCACGGGAGAGATCCAGGAAGAGCTCAACCAGAGGTGGATGAAGCGGAGGCGCGAGGAGAAAGGAGCAGAAGCATCCAAGGACACAGACAGCGTAGCGGAGGACACGTGCCTGGCCGCTTCTGCTGCTCCAGAGGTGGAGCCAGATGTGGAGAGTCTGTCAGAGAACGAGCTCacgctggaggaggagaggatcaAAACGCAGCTGGACACCAGTCTGTACATCGGTCTGAGGCTGAAGACAGACCTGGACGCCATCAGGGGGGACTTGGACCTGAGTCTGGCACTCTGGGAGACCAAGGAGAGTGAACTGCTGGATCTACTGGCCAAAGTGGAAACCATGGAGATTGAGCAGGAGAACAACAAACTGACTGATGATAGTAAGGGAGAGCTGGGTGCAGTGAGCGCTGACACTGAGGCTGTGTCAGCATCAGCAGAGAAGAGCAGCGTCTGGGTGGAAAAGGCCCGAGGTTTGTCAAAGACCTGCAACACAAACGATGAGGACTCGGACACGGGCCTGAGCTCCATGCACAGCCAGGACTCTGATAACCCGCCTGTGTGTGAGTCGCTTGTATAG